From Microbacterium sp. YJN-G, a single genomic window includes:
- a CDS encoding NAD(P)-binding domain-containing protein — MSILQSVVIGAGQAGLSASYHLKRLGIDHVVLDANERPGGAWQHRWDALTMHDVHNVAELPGDVPPAHSSRRANVVVPGYFADYEQRFDLPVIRPVTVRQVSDDDGILVVHTDTGEWRTRTLVNATGTWTSPFLPHYPGMETFLGEQLHTVDYPGPEHFRDKRVLVVGGGASAVQFLGALAPITETLWATRRPPVWRDDDFTPEAGTAAVALVEQRVAQGLPPESVVSVTGLVVRPQEREAERLGAYAARRPMFERIEPDGVRWADGTFEPVDVILWATGFRPAINHLAPLHLRSPQGGIRLDREGRGTTAIADPRIQMAGYGPSASTIGANRAGRTAAQGVRRQLALSEEPVAVA; from the coding sequence GTGAGCATTCTGCAGAGCGTCGTGATCGGAGCGGGCCAGGCCGGCTTGTCGGCGTCGTACCACCTGAAGCGACTGGGCATCGATCATGTCGTCCTCGACGCGAACGAACGCCCGGGCGGGGCGTGGCAGCACCGCTGGGACGCCCTGACCATGCACGACGTGCACAACGTCGCCGAACTGCCCGGTGACGTTCCGCCCGCGCACAGCTCACGCCGCGCGAACGTCGTGGTGCCCGGCTACTTCGCCGACTACGAGCAGCGGTTCGACCTGCCCGTCATCCGCCCGGTGACCGTGCGGCAGGTAAGCGACGACGACGGCATCCTGGTCGTGCACACCGACACGGGGGAGTGGCGCACCCGCACGCTGGTGAACGCCACCGGCACGTGGACCTCGCCGTTCCTGCCGCACTACCCCGGCATGGAGACCTTCCTCGGTGAGCAGCTGCACACCGTCGACTACCCGGGGCCCGAGCACTTCCGCGACAAGCGGGTGCTCGTCGTCGGCGGCGGAGCATCCGCCGTGCAGTTCCTCGGCGCCCTCGCCCCGATCACCGAGACGCTCTGGGCGACCCGGCGTCCGCCGGTGTGGCGCGACGACGACTTCACCCCCGAGGCCGGCACCGCCGCGGTGGCCCTCGTCGAGCAGCGCGTCGCCCAGGGGCTGCCGCCCGAGAGCGTCGTGAGCGTCACCGGCCTCGTCGTGCGCCCGCAGGAGCGCGAGGCCGAGCGGCTCGGCGCCTACGCGGCGCGCCGCCCGATGTTCGAGCGCATCGAACCCGACGGGGTGCGCTGGGCCGACGGCACCTTCGAACCGGTCGACGTCATCCTCTGGGCGACCGGCTTCCGTCCCGCCATCAACCACCTGGCCCCGCTGCACCTGCGCAGCCCGCAGGGCGGCATCCGGCTCGACCGTGAGGGACGAGGCACGACGGCCATCGCCGACCCGCGTATCCAGATGGCCGGGTACGGGCCGTCGGCGAGCACGATCGGCGCCAACCGCGCCGGCCGCACCGCCGCGCAGGGCGTGAGGCGTCAGCTCGCTCTCAGCGAGGAGCCCGTCGCCGTCGCGTAG
- a CDS encoding App1 family protein has translation MSPASAAKIHWFARLEHRFHVWRERRARRRGRSATVVPFPGYGGTGWVRVVGRALIVPPPLKRSRGEGTGVRGWRAFVSIPVSFAAVQVHVGGRTHDVVADRGGVIDTVIEAELEPGWQTLTMSVEGQDPVEATVFIVADDVRFGVICDVDDTVMVTALPRPFIAAWNSFVLDEHARTPVPGMAVLLEQLRREYPSAPMIYLSTGAWNVAPTLRRFLSRNLFPAGAMLLTDWGPTHDRWFRSGREHKTTNLRRLAREFPEVRWLLIGDDGQHDEAIYSQFLDEHPGSVAGVAIRRLLPAEAVLAGGRASAEHDPAKAPWVSAEDGAGLRDRLSDVGLIDPR, from the coding sequence ATGTCCCCAGCCTCAGCGGCCAAGATCCACTGGTTCGCTCGACTCGAGCACCGATTCCACGTCTGGCGCGAGCGCCGCGCCCGCCGACGGGGGCGTTCGGCGACCGTCGTCCCGTTCCCCGGCTACGGCGGCACCGGCTGGGTGCGCGTCGTCGGTCGAGCGCTCATCGTCCCCCCGCCGCTGAAGCGCTCCCGCGGTGAGGGCACCGGCGTGCGCGGCTGGCGCGCGTTCGTCAGCATCCCGGTCAGTTTCGCCGCCGTGCAGGTGCACGTCGGCGGGCGCACCCACGACGTCGTCGCCGACCGCGGCGGTGTCATCGACACGGTCATCGAGGCCGAGCTGGAGCCCGGCTGGCAGACGCTCACCATGTCCGTCGAGGGCCAGGATCCCGTGGAGGCGACCGTGTTCATCGTCGCCGACGACGTGCGCTTCGGCGTGATCTGCGACGTCGACGACACCGTCATGGTCACCGCCCTCCCCCGGCCGTTCATCGCCGCCTGGAACTCCTTCGTGCTCGACGAGCACGCCCGCACCCCTGTTCCCGGCATGGCCGTGCTGCTCGAGCAGCTGCGGCGCGAGTACCCCAGCGCGCCGATGATCTACCTGTCGACAGGGGCCTGGAACGTCGCACCCACACTGCGCCGGTTCCTCAGCCGCAATCTGTTCCCCGCCGGGGCCATGCTGCTCACCGACTGGGGCCCCACGCACGACCGCTGGTTCCGCAGCGGCCGCGAGCACAAGACCACCAACCTGCGGCGCCTGGCCCGTGAGTTCCCCGAGGTGCGCTGGCTGCTGATCGGCGATGACGGGCAGCACGACGAGGCGATCTACTCGCAGTTCCTCGACGAACATCCCGGCTCGGTGGCCGGCGTCGCGATCCGCCGCCTGCTGCCCGCCGAGGCGGTGCTGGCCGGTGGACGCGCCTCGGCCGAGCACGACCCCGCCAAGGCGCCGTGGGTCAGTGCCGAGGACGGCGCGGGCCTGCGCGACCGGCTCAGCGACGTCGGCCTGATCGACCCGCGCTGA
- a CDS encoding glycosyltransferase produces MTAEHASGIALVATLWGSRVIVAAISIALVLSGIIMLARAVLVLAAASRHRRQAKEAARRRTWIHDGTVSVIVPAHNEAAGIEAAVRSIAASRLPVEIIVVDDGSTDGTADIVESLALEQVTVIRQENGGKPSALNTGIAAARGEIIVMVDGDTVFEEDTVSRLIQPFADPAVGAVSGNTKVANRGGVLGAWQHIEYVVGFNLDRRLFDVAECMPTVPGAIGAFRAETLRRVGGISDDTLAEDTDLTMAICRDGWRVVYREDALAWTEAPASLGALWRQRYRWCYGTLQAMWKHRGAVVQGGAAGKLGRRGLGYLLVLQVLLPLFAPVVDVFAVYGLLFLDPLRIIALWLAFLGLQLGMAVYAFRMDGERLRPLWTLPLQQVVYRQLMYLVVIQSVFTALSGTRLRWHRMQRYGTLTVPPTTVSR; encoded by the coding sequence ATGACCGCCGAGCACGCCAGCGGCATCGCCCTGGTCGCGACCCTGTGGGGCAGCCGGGTCATCGTCGCGGCGATCAGCATCGCCCTCGTGCTCAGCGGCATCATCATGCTCGCCCGCGCCGTGCTCGTGCTGGCAGCCGCCTCACGGCACCGGCGTCAGGCGAAGGAGGCCGCGCGCCGTCGCACCTGGATCCATGACGGCACCGTCTCGGTCATCGTGCCCGCCCACAACGAGGCCGCGGGCATCGAGGCGGCGGTGCGGTCGATCGCGGCCTCACGGCTGCCGGTCGAGATCATCGTCGTCGACGACGGCTCCACCGACGGCACGGCCGACATCGTCGAGAGTCTCGCGCTCGAGCAGGTCACGGTCATCCGCCAGGAGAACGGCGGCAAGCCCTCAGCCCTGAACACCGGGATCGCCGCCGCCCGCGGCGAGATCATCGTCATGGTCGACGGCGACACCGTCTTCGAGGAGGACACCGTCTCGCGCCTGATCCAGCCGTTCGCCGACCCGGCCGTCGGTGCGGTCTCGGGCAACACGAAGGTCGCCAACCGCGGCGGCGTGCTGGGCGCCTGGCAGCACATCGAGTACGTGGTCGGGTTCAACCTCGACCGCCGGCTCTTCGACGTCGCCGAGTGCATGCCCACCGTGCCCGGAGCCATCGGCGCGTTCCGCGCCGAGACCCTGCGCCGTGTCGGCGGGATCAGCGACGACACGCTCGCAGAGGACACCGATCTCACCATGGCGATCTGCCGGGACGGCTGGCGGGTCGTGTACCGGGAGGACGCGCTGGCGTGGACCGAGGCGCCCGCCAGCCTCGGCGCGCTGTGGCGGCAGCGCTACCGCTGGTGCTACGGCACGCTGCAAGCGATGTGGAAGCACCGCGGTGCGGTCGTGCAGGGCGGTGCGGCCGGCAAGCTCGGCCGCCGGGGCCTCGGCTACCTGCTGGTGCTGCAGGTGCTGCTGCCGCTGTTCGCCCCTGTCGTGGACGTGTTCGCCGTGTACGGGCTGTTGTTCCTGGACCCGCTGCGGATCATCGCGCTGTGGCTGGCGTTCCTCGGCCTGCAGCTGGGGATGGCGGTGTACGCGTTCCGGATGGACGGCGAGAGGCTGCGGCCGCTGTGGACCCTGCCGCTGCAGCAGGTCGTCTACCGTCAGCTCATGTACCTCGTGGTGATCCAGTCGGTGTTCACCGCCCTGTCGGGCACGCGCCTGCGCTGGCATCGCATGCAGCGCTACGGCACGCTGACCGTACCGCCGACGACCGTCTCGCGCTGA
- a CDS encoding glycoside hydrolase family 3 N-terminal domain-containing protein: MRRALRATLVAALIVTIAGGCAPAPSAAPRPATSTPAPSPSPTPTVDPAVAAVRQMSTAEQAASVVMGHVPTTDAAALKTYMASGPEGAPLGGFILMGSNIGGDAAQVRAVTSALTLDPELPPLIAVDQEGGVVSRLPWDALPGGRRLQADDAARVRDVFADRAGLVAQTGVNVNFGIVADVPADAGSFISSRALGADPDAAADRVSAAVQGEQGVVLSTLKHFPGHGAAPGDSHHGIPSTPMSLQQWRATDAKPFEAGIAAGAELLMLGHLAYTAVDAAPASLSPRWHRIARDDLGFDGVLITDDLGMLGSSGITAYRDPVANAVAAVTAGSDMVLMIAGSTPATAPAMAAGIAQAVTDGTLPAERLEDAAVHVMTLRMKVAEQTTP, from the coding sequence ATGCGCCGAGCACTGCGAGCAACTCTGGTCGCCGCGCTGATCGTCACGATCGCGGGCGGCTGCGCGCCCGCCCCGTCCGCCGCACCGCGCCCGGCGACCTCGACCCCCGCACCTTCGCCCTCACCCACGCCGACCGTGGATCCGGCGGTCGCCGCGGTGCGGCAGATGAGCACGGCCGAGCAGGCGGCCAGCGTCGTCATGGGGCACGTGCCGACGACGGATGCCGCCGCTCTGAAGACCTACATGGCCTCGGGGCCCGAGGGAGCGCCGCTGGGCGGGTTCATCCTGATGGGCTCGAACATCGGCGGCGATGCGGCCCAGGTGCGCGCCGTGACCTCCGCGCTCACCCTGGATCCCGAGCTGCCTCCGCTGATCGCGGTCGACCAGGAGGGCGGGGTCGTCTCCCGTCTGCCCTGGGATGCCCTCCCCGGGGGACGCCGGCTGCAGGCGGATGACGCAGCCCGGGTGCGCGACGTGTTCGCCGACCGTGCCGGGCTCGTCGCCCAGACCGGCGTGAACGTCAACTTCGGCATCGTGGCCGACGTGCCGGCGGATGCGGGATCGTTCATCTCCTCGCGTGCCCTGGGCGCCGATCCGGACGCTGCGGCCGACCGTGTCTCGGCAGCCGTGCAGGGCGAGCAGGGCGTCGTACTCTCGACGCTCAAGCACTTCCCCGGTCACGGCGCGGCCCCGGGCGACTCGCATCACGGCATCCCCTCCACGCCGATGAGCCTGCAGCAGTGGCGTGCCACCGACGCGAAGCCGTTCGAAGCCGGCATCGCCGCCGGAGCCGAGCTGCTCATGCTCGGCCACCTCGCCTACACCGCCGTCGACGCCGCTCCCGCCTCGCTCTCACCGCGCTGGCACCGGATCGCCCGCGATGACCTCGGCTTCGACGGCGTGCTGATCACCGACGACCTGGGGATGCTCGGCTCCTCCGGCATCACCGCGTACCGCGATCCCGTCGCGAACGCCGTCGCGGCGGTCACCGCCGGCAGCGACATGGTGCTCATGATCGCCGGATCCACGCCCGCGACCGCACCGGCCATGGCCGCGGGCATCGCGCAGGCCGTCACCGACGGCACCCTGCCCGCCGAACGCCTCGAGGACGCCGCCGTGCACGTCATGACGCTCCGCATGAAGGTCGCAGAGCAGACGACGCCGTAG
- a CDS encoding DedA family protein, translating to MNDFVLWAIEMVQSVDPVLRTVLAGIAIMLETSILIGLIMPGDTIVLVAAIGVTSWPQGLALGATVVVGALLGESFGFWLGRWAGPHIRTSWLGRRIGERNWVRSERYLRRRGGIAIFLSRFLPVLHSLVPLTVGMSGYAYRRFIAWTLPACVLWAAIYVSLAAGAAGSYMQLSQRVHYAGYFFVGGILVLLIALAVGKKVIAKREERHMADETDTEA from the coding sequence GTGAACGACTTCGTGCTCTGGGCGATCGAGATGGTGCAGTCCGTCGATCCCGTCCTGCGCACGGTGCTGGCCGGCATCGCGATCATGCTCGAGACCAGCATCCTCATCGGGCTGATCATGCCGGGCGACACGATCGTGCTGGTGGCGGCGATCGGCGTCACCTCGTGGCCGCAGGGCCTCGCGCTCGGAGCCACGGTGGTCGTCGGCGCCCTGCTGGGCGAGTCGTTCGGCTTCTGGCTGGGCCGGTGGGCGGGTCCGCACATCCGCACCTCATGGCTGGGCCGGCGCATCGGCGAACGCAACTGGGTGCGCTCGGAGCGGTACCTGCGCCGCCGCGGAGGCATCGCGATCTTCCTCTCGCGGTTCCTGCCCGTGCTGCACTCGCTGGTGCCGCTCACGGTCGGGATGAGCGGCTACGCCTACCGCCGCTTCATCGCCTGGACGCTGCCGGCCTGCGTGCTGTGGGCCGCGATCTACGTCAGCCTCGCCGCCGGCGCGGCCGGCAGCTACATGCAGCTCTCGCAGCGCGTGCACTACGCCGGCTACTTCTTCGTCGGCGGCATCCTGGTGCTGCTCATCGCGCTGGCCGTGGGGAAGAAGGTCATCGCCAAGCGCGAGGAACGCCACATGGCGGACGAGACCGACACGGAAGCGTGA
- a CDS encoding 3-methyladenine DNA glycosylase, with protein MSAVILPRAEWAQRAAAHERRADELTAAHRERAARGEKHPVWDFLFTYYAYKPALLRRWHPGAGVVLEDAPERAGWRWYSRGERAGEVVPDATLFRAEKPALADLVERMLRRTASRPGQFGCFGLHEWAMVYREDEHRHPVPLRLGQEGTDAVVEAHELRCTHFDAFRFFTEDAVPRNRLQLARDSQPDLEQPGCLHAGMDLYKWAVKLGPLIPGELLLDCFELARDIRLLDMEAAPYDLAAWDVQPVRIETADGKAVYVRRQRGFAERGAVLRERMLSAWMPHSAASHTV; from the coding sequence GTGTCCGCCGTCATCCTCCCCCGCGCCGAATGGGCGCAGCGTGCCGCCGCGCACGAGCGACGTGCGGATGAGCTGACGGCGGCGCATCGCGAGCGGGCGGCCCGGGGTGAGAAGCATCCGGTGTGGGACTTCCTGTTCACCTACTACGCGTACAAGCCGGCGCTGCTGCGTCGCTGGCATCCCGGTGCCGGGGTCGTGCTCGAGGACGCACCGGAGCGCGCGGGGTGGCGCTGGTACTCCCGCGGCGAGCGCGCCGGAGAGGTCGTGCCCGACGCGACGCTGTTCCGCGCAGAGAAGCCGGCGCTGGCCGATCTCGTGGAGCGGATGCTGCGCCGCACGGCCTCGCGTCCGGGCCAGTTCGGCTGCTTCGGGCTGCACGAGTGGGCGATGGTGTACCGCGAGGATGAGCATCGTCATCCGGTGCCGCTGCGGCTCGGGCAGGAGGGTACGGATGCCGTCGTCGAGGCGCACGAGCTGCGCTGCACGCACTTCGATGCGTTCCGGTTCTTCACCGAAGATGCCGTCCCGCGCAACCGCCTGCAGCTCGCCCGTGACTCGCAGCCCGACCTCGAGCAGCCCGGCTGCCTGCATGCCGGGATGGATCTGTACAAGTGGGCGGTCAAGCTGGGGCCGCTCATCCCCGGTGAGCTGCTGCTGGACTGCTTCGAGCTCGCCCGTGACATCCGGCTGCTCGACATGGAGGCCGCCCCGTACGATCTGGCGGCCTGGGATGTGCAGCCGGTGCGCATCGAGACGGCCGACGGCAAGGCCGTGTACGTGCGCCGGCAGCGCGGCTTCGCCGAGCGCGGTGCCGTGCTGCGCGAGCGGATGCTGAGCGCCTGGATGCCGCACAGCGCGGCGTCGCACACCGTCTGA
- a CDS encoding anthranilate synthase component I family protein: protein MSAPRPLVALPLPGRVDPENAFLLLFAGEEAAFWLDAGADAAAGWSLLGTGAIERDADAVRAVTLTGTATDAVDGPPFHGGWVGWAGYEQGAAAMGAPHAAVADGAWIGVTRAIAVDHAAGQAYALAEASGASRWRDEVDAALAAAAPLPAPVPAVDAGAAAARHTVTGYIDLVEQCRAAIERGDAYQLCLTTRFTVPRPDDPLAVYRRLRRATPAHHGGCIRVGRRHLLSASPEQFLAAAGGIASTSPIKGTRPRGASADEDARLAEELRTDVKERAENVMIVDLMRNDLSHVGVPGSVRVERLWQVETYPAVHQLVSTVSVRLREGVTAGDLMDAAFPAGSMTGAPKLSAMTILHALEGAPRGVYSGCFGHVGLDGRVDLAMVIRSIMVDDDATYVGAGGGITWLSRPVAEAAEVATKARAPLAALGATVPAEWAAVVD from the coding sequence GTGTCCGCCCCCCGTCCGCTCGTCGCGCTGCCGCTGCCCGGCCGCGTCGATCCCGAGAACGCCTTCCTGCTGCTGTTCGCCGGTGAGGAGGCCGCGTTCTGGCTGGATGCCGGTGCGGATGCCGCCGCAGGATGGAGCCTGCTGGGCACGGGTGCCATCGAGCGAGATGCGGATGCCGTCCGCGCCGTCACGCTGACCGGCACGGCCACGGATGCCGTGGACGGCCCGCCGTTCCACGGCGGCTGGGTGGGCTGGGCCGGCTACGAGCAGGGCGCTGCGGCCATGGGCGCACCGCATGCCGCGGTCGCGGACGGTGCCTGGATCGGCGTGACCCGCGCGATCGCCGTCGACCACGCCGCGGGGCAGGCGTATGCCCTCGCCGAAGCATCCGGCGCCTCACGCTGGCGGGACGAGGTGGACGCGGCGCTCGCGGCTGCCGCACCGCTGCCGGCGCCGGTCCCTGCCGTGGACGCCGGAGCCGCGGCCGCACGGCACACCGTCACCGGCTACATCGACCTCGTCGAGCAGTGCCGGGCCGCCATCGAGCGCGGCGACGCCTACCAGCTGTGCCTGACCACCCGGTTCACCGTGCCCCGCCCCGACGACCCGCTGGCCGTCTACCGCCGGCTGCGACGAGCGACCCCCGCCCACCACGGCGGCTGCATCCGCGTCGGCAGGCGGCATCTGCTCAGCGCGAGCCCCGAGCAGTTCCTCGCCGCCGCGGGCGGCATCGCCTCGACCAGCCCGATCAAGGGCACCCGGCCGCGCGGGGCTTCGGCGGACGAGGACGCCCGGTTGGCCGAGGAGCTGCGCACGGATGTCAAGGAGCGCGCCGAGAACGTCATGATCGTCGACCTCATGCGCAACGACCTCTCGCACGTCGGCGTGCCGGGAAGCGTCCGCGTCGAGCGGCTGTGGCAGGTGGAGACCTATCCGGCCGTGCACCAGCTGGTCAGCACGGTCAGCGTGCGGCTGCGCGAGGGTGTCACGGCCGGCGACCTGATGGATGCCGCGTTCCCCGCAGGCAGCATGACCGGCGCCCCCAAGCTGTCCGCGATGACCATCCTGCACGCCTTGGAAGGGGCGCCCAGGGGCGTCTACTCCGGGTGCTTCGGGCATGTCGGGCTCGACGGGCGGGTGGATCTCGCCATGGTCATCCGCTCGATCATGGTCGACGACGACGCGACGTACGTCGGGGCCGGCGGCGGGATCACCTGGCTCTCGCGCCCCGTGGCCGAGGCCGCCGAGGTCGCGACGAAGGCGCGGGCGCCGCTGGCGGCGCTGGGCGCGACGGTGCCCGCCGAGTGGGCGGCCGTCGTCGACTAG